A portion of the Sulfuricurvum kujiense DSM 16994 genome contains these proteins:
- a CDS encoding cation-translocating P-type ATPase, giving the protein MKAETLLIGLNSKEVQSNKIRYGLNALPESEPKKLSSILLNVIEEPMFLMLLAAGSIYLILGDRAEAIFLLTFVFVVIAITLFQEHKTQRALESLRDLSAPRALVIRDGAEIRIPGRDVVHGDLMILHEGDRIAADAHLLEGQLSVDESLLSGESVPVEKVPEAMLYASTVVTKGVGYARVHSVGVDTAVGHIGQSLSGTEETISGLQKASRSLIRALSLIALALASALILINWGLNDLSLLESILSGITLAMATLPEEIPVILTVFLALGAWRITKIKVLTRRVSAVEALGAITVLAVDKTGTLTQNRMKITELSVDNDMFNASNENELAEIFHPLVEFAMLATPADPFDPMEKAIQSFGHEHLVGTEHMHDECSPEFHYELSAEIMAMTRIFSDIDPSLHLLATKGSPEAVADLCHLSETKRSAIQAQVEEMAERGLRVLGVARGELQVTDSTPIWPKSQHDFDFIFLGLIGFMDPPRPEVSDALAECKNAGIRVLMLTGDHPATAYAIAKEVGLSERSNVITGDEISRLKDDELLLRLKESDICARMQPEQKLRLVQLLQKSGNVVGMTGDGVNDAPALKAADVGIAMGERGTDVAREAAAIVLLDDSFGSIVAAIRQGRSIYDNITKATRFIFAVHLPIIALTLVPALLHWPVMLQPVHIVLLQLLIDPACAIVFEADTAEAHIMRRPPRPLNSSPFTAKNIGFALAQGAGIALVFLFGYLLLLQMGWHIHSIQSTLFAALVFTLFLLVLANSDFNDSLRSGYNRGNPMLIYMFGGVVVLLSAVLFIPFLRDMLGFAQFSITSVFAAIAVFAVGGIWLLLLQKIRHNL; this is encoded by the coding sequence ATGAAAGCTGAAACGCTGTTAATCGGATTAAATTCCAAAGAGGTTCAATCCAATAAAATTCGATACGGTTTAAACGCATTGCCGGAGAGTGAACCCAAAAAGCTCTCCTCTATTTTACTGAACGTCATTGAAGAACCGATGTTTCTAATGTTGCTGGCAGCCGGAAGTATCTATCTGATTCTGGGGGATCGTGCCGAAGCGATTTTTTTACTCACCTTTGTCTTTGTCGTTATAGCTATCACGCTGTTTCAAGAACACAAAACGCAGCGTGCGCTGGAATCGTTGCGAGATCTTTCCGCCCCACGTGCGTTAGTGATTCGAGACGGAGCAGAGATCCGCATACCGGGACGTGATGTGGTTCACGGCGATCTGATGATCTTGCATGAAGGTGACCGTATTGCAGCGGACGCACACTTGTTGGAAGGACAGTTATCGGTAGACGAATCCCTTTTGAGCGGCGAATCGGTCCCCGTTGAAAAAGTGCCCGAAGCGATGTTGTATGCCAGTACGGTAGTAACCAAAGGGGTCGGATACGCCAGAGTTCATAGCGTAGGGGTTGATACGGCCGTCGGACATATCGGCCAATCGCTAAGCGGCACCGAAGAAACGATATCCGGTTTACAAAAAGCTTCCCGTTCGCTTATCCGCGCGTTAAGCCTTATCGCATTAGCTTTGGCATCTGCGCTTATCCTCATCAATTGGGGATTGAATGATCTCTCGCTGTTGGAAAGTATCCTCTCTGGGATTACACTGGCGATGGCAACCCTTCCCGAAGAGATACCCGTCATTCTCACCGTCTTTTTGGCATTGGGCGCGTGGCGTATTACGAAAATCAAAGTGTTGACACGTCGTGTATCCGCTGTGGAAGCATTAGGAGCGATTACCGTCCTCGCCGTCGACAAAACAGGAACGTTAACGCAAAACCGTATGAAAATCACCGAATTATCGGTAGATAACGATATGTTCAATGCTTCAAATGAGAATGAACTTGCAGAAATATTTCATCCTCTGGTGGAATTCGCCATGCTGGCAACTCCGGCCGACCCTTTTGATCCAATGGAAAAAGCGATTCAGTCTTTCGGACATGAACATTTAGTAGGTACCGAACATATGCACGATGAGTGCAGTCCTGAATTTCATTATGAACTTTCCGCCGAAATAATGGCGATGACCCGCATATTTTCAGATATAGACCCATCATTGCATCTGCTTGCTACCAAAGGCTCCCCAGAAGCCGTTGCCGATTTGTGCCATCTTTCGGAGACAAAACGGAGTGCCATTCAAGCTCAGGTTGAAGAAATGGCTGAACGCGGTTTACGGGTATTGGGCGTTGCGAGAGGTGAGTTGCAGGTGACGGATTCCACGCCCATCTGGCCTAAAAGCCAACACGACTTTGATTTCATTTTTCTGGGTCTTATCGGCTTTATGGATCCTCCGCGTCCCGAAGTCTCTGATGCACTCGCTGAATGCAAAAATGCCGGTATACGTGTCCTTATGCTCACGGGAGATCATCCGGCTACGGCATATGCCATTGCAAAGGAAGTCGGATTATCCGAGCGTTCTAACGTCATTACCGGCGACGAAATCTCCCGATTAAAGGATGACGAGCTGCTTTTGCGGCTGAAAGAGAGCGATATCTGTGCACGTATGCAGCCCGAGCAAAAGCTTCGCCTGGTTCAGTTATTACAAAAAAGCGGCAATGTTGTAGGGATGACCGGGGACGGCGTGAACGACGCGCCTGCTCTGAAGGCGGCCGATGTAGGAATTGCCATGGGCGAACGCGGTACCGATGTAGCACGTGAAGCCGCAGCTATCGTCTTACTGGATGACAGCTTCGGCAGTATTGTCGCCGCAATTCGCCAAGGCAGATCCATCTATGACAACATCACCAAAGCCACCCGATTCATTTTTGCCGTACATCTCCCTATCATTGCATTGACGCTTGTGCCCGCTTTGCTGCACTGGCCCGTCATGCTCCAGCCAGTCCATATCGTCTTGCTTCAACTGCTGATAGATCCGGCCTGCGCGATTGTCTTTGAAGCCGATACGGCAGAGGCCCATATCATGCGGCGTCCGCCGCGACCTTTGAACAGCAGCCCTTTTACCGCGAAGAATATCGGATTCGCTTTGGCTCAGGGTGCGGGTATTGCCCTTGTTTTCTTATTCGGATATCTTCTATTGCTGCAGATGGGATGGCATATCCATTCCATACAAAGCACTTTGTTTGCGGCACTGGTCTTTACCTTATTTCTTTTGGTTTTGGCGAACAGCGATTTTAACGATTCTCTGCGTTCGGGTTACAACCGCGGAAATCCGATGCTGATCTATATGTTCGGAGGGGTTGTCGTGCTACTTTCGGCCGTATTATTTATCCCTTTTTTAAGAGACATGTTGGGCTTTGCGCAATTTTCTATCACTTCTGTTTTTGCTGCCATAGCGGTTTTTGCAGTAGGCGGAATATGGCTTCTACTACTTCAAAAGATACGTCATAATCTGTAG